One genomic segment of Kogia breviceps isolate mKogBre1 chromosome 11, mKogBre1 haplotype 1, whole genome shotgun sequence includes these proteins:
- the POMC gene encoding pro-opiomelanocortin, whose protein sequence is MPRLCSTCSGVLLLTLLLQASMEVRGWCLESSQCQDLTTESNLLACIRACKPDLSAETPVSPGNGDEQALTEKPRKYVMSHFRWDRLGRRNGSSFGGGAQEGEEEQGAGGEGPGPRGDGAEAGPREDKRSYSMEHFRWGKPVGKKRRPVKVYPNGAEDESAEAFPLEFKRELAGERPEPARGPEAPAELQYGLVAEAKAAAKAAEKKDEGPYKMEHFRWGSPPKDKRYGGFMTSEKSQTPLVTLFKNAIIKNAHKKGQ, encoded by the exons ATGCCGAGATTGTGCAGCACTTGTTCGGGCGTCTTGCTGCTGACCTTGCTGCTTCAGGCCTCCATGGAAGTACGTGGTTGGTGCCTGGAGAGCAGCCAGTGTCAGGACCTCACCACGGAAAGTAACCTGCTG GCGTGCATCCGGGCCTGCAAGCCCGACCTCTCGGCAGAGACGCCCGTGTCCCCCGGCAACGGCGACGAGCAGGCGCTGACCGAGAAACCCCGGAAGTACGTCATGAGCCACTTCCGCTGGGACCGCTTAGGTCGCCGGAATGGCAGCAGCTTCGGCGGCGGGGCCCAGGAAGGCGAGGAggagcagggggctgggggcGAGGGCCCGGGGCCCCGCGGCGATGGCGCCGAGGCGGGCCCGCGCGAGGACAAGCGCTCCTACTCCATGGAGCACTTCCGCTGGGGCAAGCCGGTGGGCAAGAAGCGGCGCCCCGTGAAGGTGTACCCCAACGGCGCCGAGGACGAGTCGGCCGAGGCCTTCCCCCTTGAGTTCAAAAGGGAGCTGGCCGGGGAGCGGCCCGAGCCGGCGCGCGGCCCCGAGGCCCCGGCCGAGCTGCAGTATGGCCTGGTGGCGGAGGCCAAGGCGGCGGCCAAGGCGGCCGAGAAGAAGGACGAGGGGCCGTATAAGATGGAGCACTTCCGCTGGGGCAGCCCGCCCAAGGACAAGCGCTACGGCGGCTTCATGACCTCCGAGAAGAGCCAGACGCCCCTGGTCACGCTGTTCAAAAACGCCATCATCAAGAACGCCCACAAGAAGGGCCAGTGA